The genomic region CGAAATCGGCGAGCACGGGCATCCCGAGGCTCGTCACGAGGATGTTCGAAGGCTTCACGTCTCGGTGCAGAAGTCCAGCGCGATGCACCGTCTCGAGCGCACCGCCGATGCGAACGCCCGTATCGAGCACCTCGGCGAGCGGCAGCGGCCCTCGGCGATAGCGGGCGCCCATGGTGTCAGGGCAGTACTCCATGATGAAGTACGGGCGGCCGTCTGCGGAGATGCTGGCATCGAAGATGGTGACGATCGCGGGATGCACGCTCAGCCGGGCGAGGATGTCCGCCTCGGCGTTGAACGTGCGCACCAGCGCGGGCGTGACCAGCCCGCCCGCGAGCACCTTCGCCGCGATGCGACGACGGGGAAGGTCCTGGTCGAACAGGTACACGTCGGCGAAGCCGCCCGAGCCGAGCGGGCGCACATAGCTGTAGCCGGGGAGCACCGGCGGAGGGGCGATCGCCCGTCTGCTCATCGACGGTCCTTCCCGGTCGGGAGGGCCGTCGTCCGGCAGCGCACCGGGGAACAGAAGGGCAGTCCGGTGCACATCGCACGCCGATCCATCGCTCCCCCTCGGGTACTTCAACGAACCCGGAGGAGGGTCCTGCTGAACGGGTCACCGTCATCCGAACCGGCAGGCCGGGGATCGACGCCGGAGACGATCCTAGTGCACCGCGGGGGCCTCCCTGGACAGGCCTGTCGCACGACGCAGCACAGCGCCGACGAGCACCCCTCGCAGCCTCGCCGAGGCGACCGTTCAGGCGGACAGGATCTGGAGTCGGAACTCGCCCAGCTTCACGACGCTTCCGGCGCCGAGGGTGATCGCCGCCCCGGCGGGCAGCGCGGACTCCGCACCCGACGCATCGAGGAGCGTCACGCCGTTTGTCGAGTGCAGATCGGTGACGCGCACGACATCGCCCTGCGCCTCGAACACCGCATGCGTCTTGGAGACGCTGCGGGCGGGATCGGCGACGGCGAGCAGTTCTGCGTCCGACCACCGGTCGAACCGCACCGGGTTGCGGCCCACCAGCAGCGCGCCGTCGATCGGCACACGGGCGCCCGTCGGCAGGGAGAGCAGCCAGACCGGGGTCGCAGGTGTCGGCACGGGTGTCGAGAGCGGCGACGGCGGACGGAACACCGGCAACGGGGTTCGCGGTGGCACGCGCTCCGTGTGCGTGTCGGTGTCGTGGCGCGGCGGAACGAGGCCAGGAGGCGGCGTGATGAAACCCGACGAGTCCACCCGTGACACTATACCGACGCCGCTGAACGCCCGGCGCGACGTGCGCGCGGCGCGATGCGGAAGACCGGGTGGTCCGGGTGCTCGGCGTTCGATCAGGCCGCCCGGTACGTGGGCGGGTTGACCGTCGCGATGGCGCGCGTCACGATGTCTTCCGCGGTGACGCCGGCGAATTCGGCCTCCGGGTCGACGATCACGCGGTGGGCGAGCACGGGCACGGCGAGCTCGCGCACGTCATCGGGCGTGACGTACGTGCGTCCCGTGCTGATCGCCCAGGTCTTGGCGGCCCGAGCCAACGCCAGAGCGCCGCGGATGCTCACGCCGAGCGAGGCATCCTTGTCGGCGCGCGTTGCGCTCACGAGTTCGGAGAGGTAACCCATCACCGCGCCGTCGGCGTGCACGTCGGCGGCCAGCTGCACCATCGTCGTGACCGACTCGGCGGCGATGATGGCCGACACGCTCGCAGCACGTGCGCGGTTCGACGACTCCATCAGCAGCCGCACCGTTGTCTCGTGATCGGGATAGCCGAGCGAGGTCTTGATCAGGAATCGGTCGAGCTGTGCCTCGGGCAGAGAGTAGGTGCCGGCCTGCTCGACGGGGTTCTGCGTCGCGATGACGACGAACGGGCTGCCGACGGGGTGCGAGACGCCGTCGACGGTGACGACGCCCTCCTCCATCACCTCGAGCAGGGCCGACTGCGTCTTCGGCGAGGCGCGGTTGATCTCGTCGGCCAGCACGACCGACGCGAACACCGGGCCGGCGTGGAACTCGAAGCGTCCCGTCGACTGGTCGTAGATGGTGACGCCGGTCACGTCGGAAGGCAGCAGGTCGGGGGTGAACTGGATGCGCGACTGCGTGCCCTGGATGGTGTTCGCGAGCGCCTTCGCCAATACCGTCTTGCCGGTGCCAGGCACGTCTTCCAGCAGCACGTGACCACCGGAGAGCAGCGCTGTCACCACCAGCCTGATCGCGTGCTCCTTGCCAAGGATGGCCTTGTCGACGTTGCCCACGAGCTGTCCGAACGCGCCGGCGAACCAGGTCGCCTGTTCCTGCGTCACTGCCATGATGTCTTCCTTCTCTGTGTTCGACGACGTGCGCTGCGCGTCATCTGTCCCTGCCTCGGTGCGACGAGCGTGCCTGGGTAGATGGCCACCGTCGAACTCTTCATGCTCGCCGCCGCCACATGGCCGTTGCCACCGCAGTGGCCCTCCGGCGCCACACCGATCGATTCACTGGACGACATGGCCTATCGCCCCGATGCGGGTTGTCCGCCGCGACGGGCGAATCGATACGAGGCGAGCCGCCGTCGCAGCCATCCCGCCGAGGCCGAGACGGCCTGCAACGTGTGCTCCATCCCTGTCCAGAGACGGTCGCTGCGCTCCTGCGACACCGTGCTGCCGTCGAAGACCGCGGCATCGGTCTGCACCGCCATCCCCGGCAGCACTCCGTCGTCGAGCTCGATCCCCTGCTCGCGCGATTGTCGCTGCAGGGTGCTCGCGGTCTGCGACCGTGTCGCGACGGAAGGGATGCTGTAGCCGAGCTCGGCGAAACCGTCGACGAGCTCATCCCACGCACCGGCGGCGCGCCTGTCCTCCGGCCCGGTCGCGCGCCTGCGCCGTCGTCTGCGCTTGCGCCACGCGACGATGAGCATCGGCAGGAAGACGGCAAGCGCCAGCACGAGTACGACGCCGATCGCGTAGTACGCCCAGGTCGGGAGCACGAAGGCGTGCTTGCCCGCCGGCGGCTTGCTGTCTTTCGTCTTCACCGGCGTGAGCAGATCGTCCGCCTTCGGTGGCGTGTCAGGAGGCTGCCGCACTTGCGGCTGCGGCAACAGCTTGGGTCTGACGGTCTGGTCTTTCGGTGCGTCCGTCTTCGTCGGCGTCGGGAAGAACGGCACCCAGCCGACGCCCTGGAACGCGACCTCGTCCCACGCCGTGATGTCGTTGCCGGTGAACGTGGTCGTGCCCTTGCCTGCGGCGTGCGACTTGAAGCCCATCACCACGCGCACCGGGTAGCCGAAATGCCTGGCCATCAGCGCGAAGGCCGTTGCGTACTGCTCCTGGTCGCCCACCATGGGCGTCTTCTGCAGCAGATCGTTCATGCGATCGGCGCCCTCGCCGGCGCGTGACGGCACGGGATCGGACGCACGTCCGTGGCTGAGGTAGCCCAGCTTCTTCAACGAGCGCTCGATGTTGCGCAGCTTCTGGATGGCGCTGCTCGAGCCGCCCGCGTATTGGTTCGCCTTCGTCGCCACCACATCCGGCACGTTGGTCACGCTCGGCATGGTGATCTTCGCCACCGGCACGTTCTTCAGCACCTTGTCGCTCGGCACCTTCTGCGCCGTCGCGTCGACGGTGTAGGTGAGGCCGCGGGACACCCCGCTCGTGACCGCGGTCGTGCCCGTCGCCGCGTTCACGCGCACCGTGTCTCGCGGGTCCGTCGTGCCCGGGTGCGAGTCGAAGTTCAGGGTGTTGACGTAGCCCAGGTTCGGCAGCCACACGTTGTCGTACCCGAGCACCGTGAACGTCGACGCGCTCGTGGCTCCCGGGGTGAACAGCGAGGGCGAGGGGATGCTGCTGCCCAGCAGCTCGAAGCTGCCCGACCCGTTGGTCTGCTGATCGGGCCCGGCGACGCTCCAGACGATGCCGTCGTAGCTGTCCATGGTCACCAGGCGCACGAGCGAGCCCTTCGGCAGGTTCGTGGCCGAGAACAGCTTCGTGGTGCGTAGGTCGCCCGTGTATTTGCGGAACGACGCCAGCGGCGCCGGGTAGTCCAGCGGGTCGAACGGAGGCTGCACGGCGTCGCGCACCACGAACCTCGAGGCCGCAGACGGTGCCGTCGCCATCCCCAGCGCCGTGCCGCCGACGACGGCGACGAGGGCCACCACAGCAGACCCGGCGATCGCCTTGCGCGTCAGGCCGCGGTCGACGATCATCGAGCGCTTCGAGCGGCGGATGCGCCAGCCGAGCCAGCACAGCGCGATGACGGCGAAGGCGACGCCGCGCAGGCCGGCGAGGTAGGCATCCCTTGTGCCCATGAGGATGCTCGCCAGCAGCACCAGCGCCGGCCCGGCCGCGATCACCCCGGCCCGCAGCACGGCACGACGCCCGACCGGGGACACGCGCAACGCGACGCTCACGCACGCCAGCGACACCGCCAGCGTCGCGGCGTACGGCACGACGGCGAGGTATGGCGGCGCCTGGAGCGGTGCGCGAAGGGTCACGGAGTCGGACCAGCCGAACACGACGCCCTTCGCCAGGTCGGCGAGCGACGACAGCGTCGGCAGCACCGAGAAGGCGCCTTCGCCGGGGAGGGCGACGGCCGTGCCGAAGACGAAGAACGCGACGATGCCGGCCAGCACCGTGACGATGACCGGCAGCCGCACCAGAACACCGAGCGCGGCCGCTGCCGAGCCGATCACGAGACCGCCGACGGCGGCCACGACGTAGCCGAGTCGTCCGAACGCCGGCGCGAAGCCCATCAGCGCGACCCCCATGAGGGCGGCGAAGACGGCGAGGTCGACCCACGCCGCCGCCCCGATGCGCTGCACGCCTGCTGTCTCCGCGCGCGTCGTGCGCACGGAGGCTTGCGGTGTCGCGGCCGTCGCGGTCATCGTCCCGCCTTCTGCAGCAACAGACCCAGCTCGTTCAACCGGGTGACCGTGGCGAGGAAGGCGGTGCCGACCTTGCGCACCGACGGCTCCTCGTCGATCGCGGCCCGCACGAAGACGACGGGAGTGTCGCTGGGATACAGCATCGACATCGCGTGCAGCTCCTGGTGCGATGCACCGCTGCCGACGACCGCCACCACGAGGCTGGGAACAGCGAGACGGGCGCCGACCGTCCTGGCGAACTCGCGCAGTGACTCGTATCGCGACTCGATCCGCTCGATGCGGCAGGTGTCGTCGAGCAGGGTCATCGGGGTGCGCGACCGCAGGGCGGCCTTCTCCCACAGCACATCGAGCTCGGACTCCTCGGAGATCACCTGGATCGCGACCGAGGCGAGTGCGGAGACCGCCAGCTCGAACTCGTCGTCTGAGGCGTAGAAACGCCGGTCGGCGCTCATCAGCAGCAGCAGCTGGGACCGCCTGGTCTCCTGGTACTGCCGCACCATGAGCTGTCCTGTGCGCGCCGTGCTGCGCCAGTGCACATTGCGGATGTCGTCGCCCGGTTCGTATGCCCGCAGTGCGTGGAAGGCGAGGTCGCTGTCCGTGATCACCGACGTGGTCTGGCCCTCGAGGTCGCGCACGAGACCGCGCGCCGTCGCCGCGATGCGCGCCACCCTCGGATGCACGAAGAGCTCGACCTGATCGCTCCATCGCGTCGTGCGCCGCAACAGCCCCAACTGGTCGCCGCGCACGCTGATCGCCGGACCGGCGACGATCAGCGCCCGCTTGTGCGTCGGGATCGCGAAGAGGTTCTCCTCCTCCGCCGCGGGGGCGAGCCTGGGCACGACGAATTCCGCCAGACCCTCGCCCACGGGCAGTTCCATGCGGGTGGGGAGCACGGAACGCTGGCCGATGTTGGCGACGACCATGTTGCCCATGGCGCGATCACCGGCGGTGACACGGCGCGGCGTGAGTTCGATGGCGACCCGGTACGTGGCGCGACCGAACAGGTAGGCGCAGGCGGCGAGCATCCCGAGCGTCAGCGTGAAGCCGAGATAGGCGAACTCCGCCCATCCCAGCACGAACGCCAGAACGAAGGACACGAGCGCCGAGACGAGCACGATCCAGCCGAAGGTCGTGACCACCCCTGCGGCGCGCGCGACGGCCAGCAGCGGCCTGTCGATCACGCGTCGACCTGCCCGGATCAGCGCGGCCAGGCCGTCCGAGAGCGCGCGCAACAGCTCGCGCAGGGCGAAGGATGCCTGCGAACGGCGCGGCGCGCCGGTGCCGGTCGTCTCCGTCATGCGGCCTCGTTCGTCAGGGGGGTCATGGATGTCTTCTCACGCTCTGCTGGGTCGGTCTCGCCACGGTTCGTCACGGTCAGAAATGCACCGTCGCGCTTTGCACCCCGCCGATGATGATGTAGCCCGTCGCGTAGGTGCCGCAGTTCGGCTTGCGCGTCGTGTAGTAGGAGCTCGTGTCGATGTTGCCGCTTCCGTCGGCCGTCACCACGGGGCTGCTGAGCTGCGAGCCCGAGCAGTAGACCTGCACGGTGTACTGCTGCCCGGGGGTGAAGTGCTGGCCCTTGAGCAGGAAATAGTGGCAGGTTCCGCCGTCGGACTGGCAGGTGACCTCGTGAGCGGAGTCCGGTCCGGTCTGCACCGCCGGCGAAGGAGGAGGCGTCGGGTCGATCGTGCCGTGACCCGTGGCCGAGTCTCCGTCGCCTCCTCCGCCATCGTTGGAGGCGTGCACCGTGAACGAATAGTTGCCGTCGCTCACCGACTTCGTCGTCACCGAGGTGCTCTTCGTCGTGCCCGAGCCGCCACCGCTGAACGACCAGTGGTAGGTCACGCTGCCGCCACCCGTGTTGGTGACGGCCGGCCAGCTCACGTCGAACGTGTTCGGAGCCGTGCCGTTGGCGTGCATCGTGACGCTCTGCACGGCGCTCGGCTTTCCGTACGGGGTGACGGCGGCCGAGGCCGCTGACAGGGTGCTCCAGCCGTCGGCGTTGTGCGCCTTGACCTTGAACGTGTAGGTCGTGCCGTTGGTCAGCTTGGTGATCGTGTTCGAGCCGACCTGCGCCGGGTAGGTTCCGCCGTGGTTGTCGTCGATCTCGTACTTGTCGATGGGCTTTCCGTTGTCGGCGGGTGCCTTGATGACCATGCTCGCCTGCCCGCTGCTGGCCTTCACGCTGCTCGGCGGGTCCATCTGCGCTGGGACGTCGTGGATGATCACCTGGTACTGGCCGATCGTGGCCTTGGTACGCGCCGGGTCCTTGGTGGCGTCTTCGACGTTGAATTGGATGTTGATCGTGCCGATCGCCGCGCCGCTGCCCACGCTCACGTTGATCGACGTGTCGGTGTACGTGACATCCACCCCGCTCGGTGCTGACACGGCTTTGGCGCTCATGATGCGCAGCGGGTGCCCGGGGAACGGGTTCACCCAGGTGGAGTCGCTCGCGGCCTCCGTCCAGTCGAAGCTCTGGCCGCGCTGGATCTCGTGCGTGTACGGCGGGTTCTTCTGCTGCGCGAGCGGCTTGGTCGAGCTGACCACCTTGACGTTCACCGATCCGTCGATCGAGGTGGTCGGCGAGTTCACCTTGAAGTGGATGACCGCTGTGGTCCCCGGCTGCACCCCGAACGGTGCGGACAGTGACAGCGTCGACCCGCTCGGCGCGGCCACGATGCCTCCCGATGCGCCGCTGAAGTCGGTGTAGGTCAGCTTGGCGAGAATGGCGGGGTTCGGGTGATGGCTCGACGCGCGGAGGTCGACGACGGTGGCCTGCTCCCCCGCCTGGATCTGCACGTTCGGCGGGGTGAAGGTGGGGGCGACGTCGGACTGGTCGGGGTTGCCGACGGTGATCGGCAGCACGAGTGACGTGATGCGGTCGTGGCCGGCACCGGGCTCGCGTCCGTCGTTCACCTTGAACGTGATCGCTGCGGGACCTCGATAGTCCTTCTCGGCGGTGAACTGGAGCGTCTGGCCGTCGACATAGCCGCCCACCGTCGAGTGCGTCACCGAGACGCCGCTCGCGCCCGTGATCTTCGCCGGGCGCCCGGAGGGCACGCTGATGATGTCGGAGAGCTTCCACGACTTCGTGCCGTTCATCGACACGATCTGCTGCGGCACCTTCACCACGGGGGGCGGCGTTCCGTCGGATGCCGGCGGCACGATGATGAAGGCCTCGCCGGCCAATCCCGTCGTCGGGTCGGTCAGCGTGTACGCGACGGCGATGCGTTCGTGCTGCGGCCTGACCGTCACGACGCCGTCCTGACCGACCGTGGCGTACTTCGCGTTCGGCCCGGTGAGCCCGACCACAAGCTTGTTCACGAGGTCGGAC from Humibacter ginsenosidimutans harbors:
- a CDS encoding FHA domain-containing protein translates to MDSSGFITPPPGLVPPRHDTDTHTERVPPRTPLPVFRPPSPLSTPVPTPATPVWLLSLPTGARVPIDGALLVGRNPVRFDRWSDAELLAVADPARSVSKTHAVFEAQGDVVRVTDLHSTNGVTLLDASGAESALPAGAAITLGAGSVVKLGEFRLQILSA
- a CDS encoding DUF58 domain-containing protein, whose product is MTETTGTGAPRRSQASFALRELLRALSDGLAALIRAGRRVIDRPLLAVARAAGVVTTFGWIVLVSALVSFVLAFVLGWAEFAYLGFTLTLGMLAACAYLFGRATYRVAIELTPRRVTAGDRAMGNMVVANIGQRSVLPTRMELPVGEGLAEFVVPRLAPAAEEENLFAIPTHKRALIVAGPAISVRGDQLGLLRRTTRWSDQVELFVHPRVARIAATARGLVRDLEGQTTSVITDSDLAFHALRAYEPGDDIRNVHWRSTARTGQLMVRQYQETRRSQLLLLMSADRRFYASDDEFELAVSALASVAIQVISEESELDVLWEKAALRSRTPMTLLDDTCRIERIESRYESLREFARTVGARLAVPSLVVAVVGSGASHQELHAMSMLYPSDTPVVFVRAAIDEEPSVRKVGTAFLATVTRLNELGLLLQKAGR
- a CDS encoding transglutaminaseTgpA domain-containing protein is translated as MTATAATPQASVRTTRAETAGVQRIGAAAWVDLAVFAALMGVALMGFAPAFGRLGYVVAAVGGLVIGSAAAALGVLVRLPVIVTVLAGIVAFFVFGTAVALPGEGAFSVLPTLSSLADLAKGVVFGWSDSVTLRAPLQAPPYLAVVPYAATLAVSLACVSVALRVSPVGRRAVLRAGVIAAGPALVLLASILMGTRDAYLAGLRGVAFAVIALCWLGWRIRRSKRSMIVDRGLTRKAIAGSAVVALVAVVGGTALGMATAPSAASRFVVRDAVQPPFDPLDYPAPLASFRKYTGDLRTTKLFSATNLPKGSLVRLVTMDSYDGIVWSVAGPDQQTNGSGSFELLGSSIPSPSLFTPGATSASTFTVLGYDNVWLPNLGYVNTLNFDSHPGTTDPRDTVRVNAATGTTAVTSGVSRGLTYTVDATAQKVPSDKVLKNVPVAKITMPSVTNVPDVVATKANQYAGGSSSAIQKLRNIERSLKKLGYLSHGRASDPVPSRAGEGADRMNDLLQKTPMVGDQEQYATAFALMARHFGYPVRVVMGFKSHAAGKGTTTFTGNDITAWDEVAFQGVGWVPFFPTPTKTDAPKDQTVRPKLLPQPQVRQPPDTPPKADDLLTPVKTKDSKPPAGKHAFVLPTWAYYAIGVVLVLALAVFLPMLIVAWRKRRRRRRRATGPEDRRAAGAWDELVDGFAELGYSIPSVATRSQTASTLQRQSREQGIELDDGVLPGMAVQTDAAVFDGSTVSQERSDRLWTGMEHTLQAVSASAGWLRRRLASYRFARRGGQPASGR
- a CDS encoding AAA family ATPase gives rise to the protein MAVTQEQATWFAGAFGQLVGNVDKAILGKEHAIRLVVTALLSGGHVLLEDVPGTGKTVLAKALANTIQGTQSRIQFTPDLLPSDVTGVTIYDQSTGRFEFHAGPVFASVVLADEINRASPKTQSALLEVMEEGVVTVDGVSHPVGSPFVVIATQNPVEQAGTYSLPEAQLDRFLIKTSLGYPDHETTVRLLMESSNRARAASVSAIIAAESVTTMVQLAADVHADGAVMGYLSELVSATRADKDASLGVSIRGALALARAAKTWAISTGRTYVTPDDVRELAVPVLAHRVIVDPEAEFAGVTAEDIVTRAIATVNPPTYRAA